In Lepidochelys kempii isolate rLepKem1 chromosome 8, rLepKem1.hap2, whole genome shotgun sequence, a single genomic region encodes these proteins:
- the C8H5orf58 gene encoding putative uncharacterized protein C5orf58 homolog, with amino-acid sequence MIARSPACGNKKLDKTSMLKMFKSDVADQQFSLETAIRNIDKMSSELKKLNVQSQLLLCDLTLNFSHPVKTNVSREVEEKKTNFEELPNSIKFHADASITNSLSH; translated from the exons ATGATAGCAAGGTCCCCAGCTTGCGGGAATAAGAAACTGGACAAAACATCTATGTTAAAG ATGTTTAAGAGTGATGTTGCTGACCAGCAGTTCAGCCTGGAAACTGCAATTAGAAATATTGATAAAATGTCCAGTGAGTTGAAGAAGCTAAATG TGCAAAGCCAACTGCTTCTCTGTGACCTTACTTTGAACTTCAGTCATCCTGTGAAGACCAACGTTTCAAGGGAGgtagaagaaaagaaaacaaattttgaggAATTACCTAATTCCATCAAGTTCCATGCTGATGCTTCCATTACCAATTCTTTAAGCCATTAA